From Oreochromis niloticus isolate F11D_XX linkage group LG1, O_niloticus_UMD_NMBU, whole genome shotgun sequence, a single genomic window includes:
- the si:dkey-56m19.5 gene encoding neurofilament heavy polypeptide — MGGKLSKKRKGYDVSDPKDKKDESPATVASADDSAKGEGGAPPTGEETKAEAGNVEEEKAVTAEAAVPQESEAPEKSEKEPAAQSDSPAVEEPVASTVKEPVAAAAPEDVAPVVEEPVVAADEATTVAKEPAAAADKVTPAVEEQVVAAKEADPVVEEPVVAAEEVAPVKEEPSAESKEPAPEKEEAAVVLEQSAAVQAQAPEDLAVAAVAEKTSAPTSEESVPVEAEPKSEEVHEEEPAAVAESVSEATKEPEPIPETEPEATVEETVVSAAVPEPELVAEPAAEPVLESATEPEEEPKQEPEQAAEPEAEPEKEEPEQVLEPELKQEPEPEIVETTEPEPETEQAPEAELEQTSEPGPEQEAEALKAATQDQVEETEAEPAVATSDVSEVATVGGDSSDVTEATAEDALTDQAAKEESFTPEAPSTEVPDELKEAELVSEVVIASACEAAVESEKAAEPSVETVPQAELEVENKLENGDLKSPSVTEDAVPAVNGECRDPDTAMATQAEECVNGGEMPEEIPIKEPSDLELKKDLNLSEDGPEFPDAVSGMADGLSTEVTQEA, encoded by the coding sequence ATGGGAGGCAAGctgagcaaaaaaagaaaaggatatGATGTGAGCGATCCAAAAGACAAGAAGGATGAATCCCCTGCAACAGTTGCAAGTGCAGACGACTCTGCTAAAGGGGAAGGTGGAGCCCCGCCTACAGGAGAAGAGACAAAAGCAGAGGCAGGCAACGTAGAAGAGGAAAAGGCTGTGACAGCAGAGGCAGCGGTACCTCAAGAGTCAGAAGCACCTGAAAAATCTGAGAAGGAACCAGCTGCACAATCAGATTCCCCAGCTGTGGAAGAACCAGTAGCATCCACTGTTAAGGAACCAGTTGCAGCAGCAGCGCCAGAGGATGTAGCTCCAGTTGTAGAGGAACCAGTCGTGGCAGCAGATGAAGCCACTACAGTAGCAAAAGAACCAGCTGCTGCAGCGGATAAAGTAACTCCAGCTGTAGAAGAACAAGTTGtggcagcaaaagaagcagatcCAGTTGTAGAAGAGCCAGTTGTGGCAGCAGAAGAAGTAGCTCCAGTGAAAGAAGAACCAAGTGCAGAATCAAAGGAGCCAGCtccagaaaaagaagaagcagctgtaGTATTGGAGCAAAGTGCAGCAGTACAAGCGCAAGCTCCAGAAGACCTTGCAGTGGCTGCTGTAGCAGAGAAAACCTCTGCCCCAACATCAGAAGAATCTGTGCCAGTTGAAGCTGAACCCAAGTCTGAAGAGGTCCATGAAGAAGAACCTGCTGCAGTCGCTGAATCTGTGTCAGAAGCCACCAAAGAGCCAGAGCCCATCCCAGAGACTGAGCCTGAAGCTACTGTGGAGGAGACCGTAGTCTCTGCGGCTGTCCCTGAGCCTGAACTGGTGGCTGAGCCAGCAGCTGAACCAGTGCTGGAGTCGGCCACAGAACCAGAGGAAGAGCCCAAGCAAGAGCCAGAGCAAGCAGCAGAGCCAGAGGCAGAGCCAGAGAAAGAAGAGCCTGAGCAAGTACTGGAGCCAGAACTAAAACAGGAACCAGAGCCAGAGATTGTGGAGACAACAGAACCTGAGCCTGAAACAGAACAAGCCCCAGAGGCAGAGCTGGAACAAACATCAGAGCCAGGACCTGAGCAAGAGGCTGAGGCTTTGAAAGCTGCAACACAGGATCAAGtggaagaaactgaagctgagccGGCTGTAGCCACTTCTGACGTGAGTGAAGTGGCGACTGTGGGAGGAGACTCTTCTGATGTCACGGAGGCTACCGCAGAGGATGCCCTCACCGATCAAGCTGCAAAAGAGGAATCTTTTACACCAGAAGCTCCCAGCACTGAGGTGCCAGATGAGCTCAAGGAAGCAGAACTTGTGTCTGAGGTTGTCATCGCCTCTGCGTGCGAAGCTGCTGTCGAATCTGAAAAGGCAGCTGAGCCCTCCGTGGAAACAGTGCCTCAAGCAGAGCTGGAGGTGGAAAACAAGTTGGAAAATGGAGATTTAAAGAGCCCCTCTGTTACCGAGGATGCAGTTCCAGCTGTGAACGGGGAGTGCAGAGATCCTGACACTGCCATGGCCACACAGGCAGAGGAATGTGTTAATGGGGGTGAAATGCCAGAGGAGATCCCTATCAAGGAGCCGAGTGACCTTGAACTGAAAAAGGACTTGAACCTGAGTGAGGATGGCCCAGAATTTCCTGATGCAGTCTCAGGCATGGCGGATGGCCTGAGCACTGAGGTCACTCAAGAAGCTTAA